From the Pseudobacteriovorax antillogorgiicola genome, the window GATGGGCAGATAGCATATCATTGTACGCTGACACGATCGCAACATTGACCTTACTCCCTGCCAAGGCAGCCTTGTCTTCCTTACCGCAGGCAGCAAAACCATGGGCTAAGTTCCCACAAGAAAGCACCTTCCGATTTGGTCCGTCTTGGCTTGCAGCTACCATGCGCGCTTCGTATGCTTCACGGGTGGCAGCGCTCCGCTGCTTCACTCGATCTAAAATTTTCTTCAGTGTAGCATTCATCATTAGTCCTTTGGCGCCCAATAAACTTGAAGTGGCACTCGTTTCTGGCGAATAAAATATCGAATTGGCATCTGAGCCTCGTCCCCAGGTTCACATGCAGTCTTATAAACCTCTTTCTTATCGTCACCCGCGATCTGTAGGAATAAGGCCCGACTATTGAGGAGCACAGGCAGGGTCAGCGTCATTCGCTGATAGGGTGCAGTCTTAGGAACAACACCCTGGCAAACCAGATTCGAGCCTTCCACAGCTTTCCCTAACTCTTCTGCGCAAGGAAATAGTGAAGCTGTATGACCGTCCGCCCCCATCCCTAGAAGGGTCACATCGAATGGCTGGCTTGCGATGTCTTGTAACTTTTGATGACAGGCGTTTGCACCATCGAAGGGGTTGTCCGCTGGTGTTTTAAGGCCAATAAAAGTGGCAAAACGCGCCTTGTTTAGGAGAAGGTTGTCATTAACCAAATGCTCGTTGCTATCCTTATGGTCCGGATCAACCCAGCGATCATCAGCCAAGGTAATCCAAACCTTGGCCCAATCTAAGTCGCAATCGGCAAGAATTTGAAACAAACGCTTTGGCGTGCTACCGCCGGAAAGCACTAAGCTAGCTCGCCCTCTGTCACGGATAGCAGACGACAGGTGCTTGGTAATCTCTTTTGCTAGTGCCTGCTGCATCTCTTCATTGGTTTGGAAAAGCTGCTCTGTCATAAATCATCTCCCTAATCATGCCAATTCTGACCATCCCGA encodes:
- the pgl gene encoding 6-phosphogluconolactonase, which translates into the protein MTEQLFQTNEEMQQALAKEITKHLSSAIRDRGRASLVLSGGSTPKRLFQILADCDLDWAKVWITLADDRWVDPDHKDSNEHLVNDNLLLNKARFATFIGLKTPADNPFDGANACHQKLQDIASQPFDVTLLGMGADGHTASLFPCAEELGKAVEGSNLVCQGVVPKTAPYQRMTLTLPVLLNSRALFLQIAGDDKKEVYKTACEPGDEAQMPIRYFIRQKRVPLQVYWAPKD